In Nasonia vitripennis strain AsymCx chromosome 2, Nvit_psr_1.1, whole genome shotgun sequence, a genomic segment contains:
- the LOC100121997 gene encoding protein PRRC2C isoform X2: MSTLSGIVSKGEKGKTKYQSIDINSLYRSSRGESLEQHQQKNTVPRKHGMQSLGKVPSARRPPANLPSLRSEISSSDPAVSLVPSGGSGWATTKETAPTTSTTTTANTPSDNTTTNSSPAQCTTGPTPTSLTSQQHPPLPGQQSSTQSPHPSEAGNKSSWSAIMSRSGDAAIGYAGLVESGRGVRGALGLSFLAHQSPQFQHEFPSLSGQSSASVSNQGQQQTSSTATNANAAQHQSMLQQQSYSHNHSGGGPTGQQPPQNRENAQYGPGPSLRPQSEGSWIQGGSRIPAGQGAGGAVGMAGSGNIPGVQGPPLGRGGPALGSDGPAGGRPNSGPSPGTAMGPAGQHAGAQNDQNQQVGPNMHHYRGIIPPFMYRGNFPAGGNFQAQFPAGGPRPRFNYPSGREPPQQQQQQQRPEREGRGGPPQQPVEEEIVPRPIIKEEDLSRMDDISRDAGWTASDDIDYNQKLAFSDDEAENDSAPPPSTHSGLPSKSKPSDDVRKQEQQDKHALGHGHGHSHPNEDKHLHDDKEPPQQLNARDHLKRDDQKESVGPGNRNEPRGEMQSLRSWNNQGPVPRDYRGPPPSNYPIPQQPPLRTVHSVRDEEEELWHQRRREQGEKVASAVERARQRKEEEEKRFQEITKQAAAKKLQDLENKLKEKHKLKDDDHQHSGNESGGSKSGPVSGPVIPVPEWEREREGRERSRTSSSEGVGAKDDIKAAGRGDSQSSSSQQSQSEFRQIDRPSFMRQQQQASAEQSTGSGGGTGSIRNERDRERERERDQREMREPAFSRHFQSNLPPRFQKQQAERSGAGAGGAPNSRLSPSAERSQPVSFSQQYDPSRWVHNHSNSLSSSMKSGHALSAPPRRTRADSDVSGPLDDDLGPGGNSRPGPRAPPAPRSDERHRHSGSGRYEPARKQGSDGGYYDDYPPRRSERGDRYKDYEYDDRHGRDGRDTGSWADQHPDRRYDDKPEGRDAREGRDGRDLRDRDLRDKKDYDNYSKGPTSQDSFDDQPQASQHGRGDSSGPEWREERRDLRSHDDRSGSAESNRRSGGELSRSGDELQRSERPQRPDSRDSRTSRESRGSLRTADDDFHNNKSSRDSGSWAACNDFSDYEDNKKQQQHIFREDIRDRDRDRDREGPPPPRDRRQPSGPVTKDKLDQEEIKRGGLAQLKRNEPLDKKEPGKPTDQSLDTKKDSSELAWNRGKPERTPEPRETKSTAWADAVSPTFEKEEEEKRMMMESQHSNDDDKKLAQSIEKLSIDGGKRLAGSDLEATHNDTDKDSLKDDKRDKNARNRASSSGSRGPRGGESRAARTWGSGGGNGGTGSGTVSSGTGAGNANSGANAGNAGGAFNNSNAYGQRTWRGAEPPPARGRRAAGPRSMGGRPGSAKSGTYDRTDSELSGDELVSGSTDSTKDERRPSAARSPKPSAPKGEKEERNRNAASSRKEDQLQQQNQQQQPSRGGDYQRENQRDNQRDNQRDNQRENQRENQRENQRDSQSRNNKRAEGAADFADSRGSGRPSREGFAPSGEPSRRGRGGFRNNRGSASTTGSAASGRMEGYGPPPSKSPFSSDRIDENNSGKQQHSSTPTPSEHEDGGNATNQSESTDDKIIAKQQALTAGITGRHAKSPNQLNAANHEGSGGNARGAKKEDSRSKRTRSGSRRGRGGGGAGSEHRSRGVNNANNKNELGNEDWETTSENSEEHADDRKHGSRSGKSFGSRGERRENANAVGNNAQQHPREPREPRGNRENRENREPRGEKGGQKSSNAQSNRAPGGGEKGRNAQNAAERAGNRDNGQRNHHSGNIPPLMQNSQAQNGRPRSQGSANAGPINNMKSSIINKDSTVNRIDEIKLNDPNLVNQALNDINTKQSKDKRGGNAPDMDVDSNCIDDGMNAGDEKIDADGFQEVRSKKNVKESSRQQQQKEEQQQSSKPGRRDRDKDRGERDRSKSKTNGPQSQQQQGQQQGQNIPSLLGQPIGQAGAGAPPKQYERNASRQKLAPRFQKQRLAKQQQQQQAGGNESSDSATGKAQNQQANTIKDAPGGVALPPTVNAWDKPFTGGSSSRSPPSPAAAAVPADIQLMSGLTGQNSAAAEHEAAGHADSQQQTGATTGNSQRNSPNCDKVSSGKLAQVKEAGGPGQDKGGQDSSSPPVQTLIFENTNYSKNTKNSVGSAGDMAIKSKYSNHIKAQSRDKRASDIEDDNAQLQQHQQQSLAVAFSSKPNELMKDKLPQQQQEPIQMPLSFNNKEDNADMKLDFTFDSDLSQLTEDKSKSLGMPRSMHITGGQSTISPSTAELNLKIASVKKVWENAPPMPTVVEHEVDGSVVSTANSFPQAFESNDVDDSYSAHQQYNQANMKNEITTSTNVCKLVPPQVKPQQQSSGGGGAQPGSSVPGPSPIGPGQSPIGHPPASLQGPLSPPPFNSTGQPSHMNYQEFAQYPGSQPAQYGSMSAIPSPPAVLFNTGSGQLPAQAGGLYGAFQLDQSRSPFTQYPPYAASLQSSFNQQNMYLQQPPPPHAPNAPTPDIYQNNLSQYRLTAAAAPPFGQNQQLSNNPNTVLISSSSNSLMSATVKPSSQPIGAIGTKAPHFQAPSAPPQASQLTYIPYDPNQVLGVSGSYMGNSQLVQRPGPNVQPSANNYYSATSAGKPNMCLYVFSGSQTGFYQPGGAAQQTGAHYSLQGFGQHSQSLATGNAPPVGLQNFGSQFLSGSGLQIAAAAAAQQYRNPTGGLPGPANAAATFLSKHQQQEQPRQLKSPSGNQQDVIASVFSSTSPKSRKQQSSSQQPQPSPTQHHKFQQYQGVSQSALVSSYPNYQQNVRGMGGMPPRGGIQPSQQRYPPPIQRPVVPFPPGPNPNNSQQGQQQQNCMPNQQQQSQMNRHRPNIHQQQQQQRNMKMQQQYYSGQSNVKMDSNDKVDSHNDKISDNNAGNQSSGNKSNANPPESDNKEEVSQQNE, translated from the exons ATGTCTACTCTGTCGGGGATTGTGTCGAAGGGGGAGAAAGGAAAGACAAAGTACCAATCGATAGATATCAATAGTTTGTACAGGTCGAGCAGG GGAGAGTCTTTGGAACAACACCAGCAGAAGAATACAGTACCCCGCAAACATGGAATGCAAAGCTTGGGAAAGGTGCCCTCGGCGCGCCGACCACCTGCTAATCTGCCTAGTTTGAGAAGTGAGATCAGTAGCAGCGATCCAGCTGTCAGTTTAGTACCTAGCGGCGGAAGCGGTTGGGCCACGACCAAGGAAACAGCACCTACAACTAGTACCACAACAACAGCAAACACTCCATCCGATAACACTACT ACCAACTCATCACCCGCACAATGTACAACAGGACCCACACCCACGTCTCTGACATCACAACAGCATCCACCACTGCCAGGGCAACAAAGCAGTACACAATCTCCACATCCATCAGAAGCAGGGAACAAGTCATCATGGAGCGCAATCATGAGCAGATCAGGAGATGCTG CAATTGGTTACGCGGGGCTTGTGGAGTCAGGGAGAGGTGTAAGAGGTGCTCTTGGACTGAGCTTCCTTGCCCATCAGTCCCCGCAGTTCCAACACGAATTTCCCAGTCTCAGCGGGCAGTCCTCTGCCTCAGTCTCAAATCAGGGCCAGCAACAAACCTCCTCAACGGCTACAAATGCAAATGCTGCGCAGCACCAATCAATGCTGCAGCAACAGTCGTATTCCCACAACCACTCAG gagGTGGACCGACAGGTCAGCAGCCACCACAAAACCGAGAAAACGCACAATACGGTCCTGGGCCAAGTCTACGTCCCCAAA GCGAAGGAAGCTGGATCCAAGGTGGAAGTCGCATACCGGCTGGGCAAGGTGCAGGGGGAGCAGTAGGAATGGCCGGAAGTGGGAATATTCCGGGGGTCCAGGGCCCCCCGCTTGGCCGTGGCGGTCCAGCTCTAGGTTCAGATGGTCCCGCTGGCGGACGACCGAACTCGGGCCCGTCGCCAGGCACGGCCATGGGCCCGGCAGGCCAACATGCCGGAGCACAGAACGATCAGAACCAGCAGGTCGGACCCAACATGCATCACTACAGAGGCATCATTCCTCCATTC ATGTATAGAGGCAATTTTCCAGCTGGTGGAAACTTCCAGGCACAGTTCCCTGCAGGCGGACCGAGACCCCGCTTTAACTATCCGTCGGGTCGCGAGCCAccgcagcaacaacaacaacagcaacgtCCCGAACGTGAGGGTCGTGGTGGTCCGCCGCAGCAGCCCGTTGAAGAAGAAATCGTACCGCGCCCTATCATCAAGGAAGAGGACTTGTCGCGCATGGACGACATCTCGCGCGACGCCGGCTGGACGGCTTCCGACGATATCGATTACAATCAAAAACTAGCCTTCAGCGACGACGAGGCAGAGAATGATTCGGCTCCGCCGCCGTCTACTCATTCTGGCCTGCCAAGCAAGTCTAAACCGTCGGACGATGTTCGTAAACAGGAGCAGCAGGATAAGCATGCTCTCGGCCATGGTCATGGTCACTCTCATCCAAATGAGGACAAACATTTGCATGATGATAAAGAGCCGCCACAGCAACTCAATGCCCGCGATCACTTGAAGCGCGATGATCAGAAGGAGAGCGTTGGTCCCGGTAACAGGAATGAGCCCAGAGGCGAAATGCAGTCACTGCGCTCGTGGAATAACCAGGGCCCCGTGCCTCGTGATTATCGTGGACCACCACCATCTAACTACCCGATACCACAACAACCACCTTTGAGAACTGTACACTCCGTAAGAG atgaagaagaagaactgTGGCACCAGCGTCGCCGTGAGCAGGGTGAGAAGGTCGCATCAGCTGTAGAGCGCGCTCGCCAGCGcaaagaggaagaagagaaaCGTTTTCAGGAAATTACAAAGCAGGCTGCAGCTAAGAAACTCCAGGATCTGGAAAACAAGCTTAAAGAGAAGCATAAGCTAAAGGATGACGATCACCAACATTCGGGCAACGAGAGTGGCGGCAGCAAGTCTGGCCCCGTGTCAGGTCCGGTTATACCCGTGCCCGAGTGGGAAAGGGAGCGCGAGGGCCGCGAGCGTTCACGTACTTCGTCCTCAGAAGGTGTTGGAGCCAAGGACGATATCAAGGCAGCAGGCCGTGGCGATTCTCAATCATCATCGAGTCAACAGTCACAAAGTGAGTTCCGCCAGATAGACCGTCCTTCTTTCATGCGCCAGCAACAGCAGGCTTCTGCCGAGCAGTCGaccggcagcggcggcggcacagGTAGCATCCGCAACGAGCGTGAtcgcgagcgtgagcgtgagcGTGATCAGCGCGAGATGAGGGAGCCTGCCTTCTCCCGGCACTTTCAGAGCAATCTGCCGCCGAGATTCCAAAAGCAGCAGGCGGAGAGAAGCGGCGCCGGTGCAGGTGGGGCTCCCAATAGCCGGCTGTCCCCCAGCGCCGAACGCTCGCAGCCAGTTTCATTTTCGCAGCAATACGACCCAAGTCGATGGGTCCATAACCATTCTAACTCATTGA GCAGCAGCATGAAGTCCGGACATGCGCTCTCGGCTCCACCGCGTCGTACGCGCGCCGACTCTGACGTCTCGGGACCGCTTGACGATGACCTGGGCCCCGGCGGCAACAGCAGGCCTGGCCCTCGGGCCCCGCCAGCCCCGCGCTCCGATGAGCGACACCGACACTCTGGTAGCGGACGTTACGAACCTGCTAGAAAGCAGGGCTCTGACGGAGGCTACTATGACGACTACCCACCACGCAGGTCTGAACGGGGTGATCGCTACAAGGACTATGAGTATGACGACAGACACGGCAGAGACGGAAGAGATACTGGCAGCTGGGCAGATCAGCATCCTGACCGCCGATACGATGATAAACCAGAGGGCAGAGACGCTCGTGAAGGGCGGGATGGCAGAGATCTTAGAGACAGAGATCTCAGAGACAAGAAAGATTATGATAATTACTCTAAG gGTCCAACATCGCAAGACTCATTCGACGACCAACCACAAGCCAGCCAACATGGTCGTGGCGATTCAAGCGGACCAGAATGGCGTGAAGAACGTCGCGACTTGCGCTCGCATGACGATCGTTCCGGCTCAGCCGAAAGCAATCGCCGTAGTGGTGGCGAGTTGTCGCGCTCGGGTGACGAGCTGCAGCGCAGCGAACGTCCTCAGCGCCCGGACTCACGCGACAGCCGAACTTCCCGTGAATCCAGAGGCTCGCTCCGGACTGCCGATGACGACTTTCACAACAACAAGTCGTCCCGAGACAGTGGTTCCTGGGCGGCTTGCAATGATTTTTCCGATTACGAAGACAACAAGAAACAACAGCAGCATATTTTTCGCGAGGACATACGCGATCGGGACCGGGATCGGGATCGCGAGGGACCGCCGCCCCCGCGCGACCGTAGACAGCCGTCAGGTCCGGTAACTAAAGATAAGCTTGACCAGGAGGAGATTAAACGCGGCGGACTTGCTCAGCTGAAACGCAACGAGCCGCTAGACAAGAAGGAGCCTGGCAAGCCGACCGACCAGTCCCTTGACACTAAAAAAGATAGCAGTGAATTAGCCTGGAATCGCGGTAAACCCGAGCGTACGCCTGAGCCCCGTGAAACCAAGAGCACTGCTTGGGCGGATGCAGTTTCGCCCACTTTTgagaaggaggaagaagagaaaCGCATGATGATGGAGTCACAGCACAGCAATGATGACGACAAGAAATTGGCCCAGAGCATCGAGAAGCTGAGCATTGATGGTGGCAAGCGCTTGGCGGGCAGCGACCTCGAGGCTACACACAACGACACTGACAAAGATTCTCTCAAGGATGATAAGCGCGATAAGAACGCGCGTAACCGAgctagcagcagcggctctcGTGGTCCCCGTGGCGGCGAGTCTCGTGCAGCCCGTACATGGGGCAGCGGTGGCGGCAACGGCGGCACTGGCTCCGGTACTGTTAGTAGTGGAACTGGTGCAGGGAATGCAAACAGTGGTGCTAACGCTGGAAATGCCGGAGGCGCCTTTAACAACAGTAACGCTTACGGCCAGCGAACTTGGCGAGGTGCAGAACCTCCTCCAGCTCGCGGACGCCGAGCAGCCGGTCCTCGATCTATGGGAGGTCGGCCAGGTTCCGCTAAGAGTGGAACTTACGATCGCACTGATTCAGAGCTTAGCGGAGACGAGTTGGTTTCGGGCTCCACTGATTCCACCAAGGATGAGAGGCGACCCTCTGCAGCAAGATCGCCTAAGCCGTCTGCTCCTAAAGGTGAGAAGGAAGAGCGCAATCGCAACGCTGCATCTTCGAGGAAAGAAGATCAACTACAGCAACAGAATCAGCAGCAACAACCTTCTCGCGGCGGAGACTATCAACGGGAAAATCAAAGAGATAACCAGAGAGATAATCAAAGAGACAACCAGAGAGAAAATCAGAGAGAAAACCAAAGGGAAAACCAGAGGGACAGCCAATCACGCAATAATAAGCGTGCTGAAGGTGCAGCTGATTTTGCAGATTCACGCGGATCTGGACGACCAAGTCGAGAGGGCTTCGCCCCGTCAGGAGAGCCTTCGCGCCGCGGTCGCGGTGGGTTTCGCAATAACCGCGGATCAGCCAGTACAACTGGGAGCGCCGCCAGTGGGCGCATGGAGGGTTACGGCCCGCCGCCCAGCAAAAGCCCCTTTTCCTCGGACAGAATTGACGAAAACAATAGTGGCAAGCAGCAACACTCATCCACTCCTACTCCCTCCGAGCACGAAGACGGCGGAAACGCGACTAACCAATCCGAGTCCACTGACGATAAAATCATTGCCAAGCAACAGGCCTTGACTGCCGGTATTACCGGTAGACATGCCAAGTCGCCTAACCAGCTTAACGCCGCTAACCACGAGGGCAGCGGTGGTAACGCTCGAGGCGCCAAGAAGGAGGATTCAAGATCCAAGAGAACGAGGAGTGGAAGCAGAAGAGGCCGCGGAGGCGGTGGTGCTGGAAGCGAGCATCGTTCGCGAGGCGTGAATAATGCCAACAATAAAAACGAACTTGGTAATGAAGATTGGGAAACGACATCTGAGAACAGCGAGGAGCACGCTGATGACAGGAAACACGGTAGCCGCTCTGGCAAGTCATTCGGAAGCAGGGgtgaaagaagagaaaatgCTAACGCCGTCGGCAACAATGCACAGCAGCATCCCAGAGAGCCTAGAGAGCCAAGAGGTAACAGAGAGAACAGAGAGAACAGAGAACCACGAGGTGAGAAAGGCGGTCAAAAGTCTTCCAATGCGCAGTCGAATCGTGCACCCGGTGGTGGCGAAAAAGGTCGAAATGCTCAGAACGCCGCTGAACGCGCGGGCAACAGAGACAACGGCCAACGTAATCATCACTCGGGAAATATTCCACCGCTAATGCAGAACTCGCAAGCGCAAAATGGTAGACCTAGAAGCCAAGGCTCGGCTAATGCTGGACCCATCAACAACATGAAGTCCTCCATCATCAACAAAGATTCTACGGTGAACAGGATCGATGAGATAAAGCTGAACGATCCCAACCTAGTGAATCAGGCACTTAACGACATCAACACTAAGCAGTCAAAGGACAAGCGCGGTGGTAACGCACCCGACATGGATGTCGATAGTAACTGTATAGATGACGGCATGAACGCTGGCGACGAAAAGATCGATGCCGATGGCTTCCAGGAAGTCCGCTCAAAGAAGAACGTCAAAGAGTCGAgccgccagcagcagcaaaaggAGGAGCAACAGCAAAGCTCGAAACCTGGACGTCGCGATCGGGACAAGGACCGTGGTGAGCGCGACCGCTCGAAATCCAAGACCAACGGTCCCCAATCTCAACAGCAACAGGGTCAGCAGCAAGGCCAGAACATCCCATCTCTTCTTGGACAACCTATCGGTCAGGCCGGTGCTGGTGCTCCGCCTAAGCAATACGAGCGCAACGCCAGTCGCCAGAAGCTAGCGCCACGCTTCCAAAAGCAGCGACTAGccaagcagcagcaacagcagcaggccGGTGGAAACGAATCCAGCGATTCTGCCACTGGTAAGGCACAAAACCAGCAAGCCAATACAATTAAAGATGCGCCTGGCGGTGTGGCGCTCCCTCCAACCGTCAATGCTTGGGATAAACCGTTCACAGGTGGATCCTCGAGCCGCTCGCCCCCGTCGCCGGCTGCCGCAGCGGTGCCAGCCGACATCCAGCTGATGTCGGGCCTGACCGGGCAGAACAGCGCTGCAGCCGAGCACGAGGCCGCCGGCCACGCCGActcgcagcagcagacggGGGCCACGACCGGTAACAGCCAGCGCAACTCGCCCAACTGCGACAAAGTCAGCAGCGGTAAGCTTGCGCAGGTAAAGGAGGCCGGCGGCCCTGGACAGGACAAGGGTGGCCAGGACTCCTCCTCACCCCCGGTACAAACCCTCATATTTGAAAACACCAATTACTCGAAAAACACTAAGAATAGCGTCGGCTCTGCCGGCGATATGGCCATCAAGTCCAAATACTCGAACCACATTAAGGCCCAGTCACGCGATAAGCGAGCTAGCGACATCGAGGATGACAACGCACAGCTGCaacagcaccagcagcagtcACTGGCGGTAGCGTTCTCCAGCAAGCCCAACGAACTGATGAAGGACAAGCTGCCCCAGCAGCAACAGGAGCCAATACAGATGCCGCTCTCATTTAACAACAAGGAGGACAATGCAGACATGAAGCTGGACTTCACGTTCGACTCAGATCTGTCGCAGCTTACAGAAGATAAGAGCAAGAGTCTTGGTATGCCTAGATCTATGCACATCACCGGCGGTCAGAGCACGATATCTCCCTCTACAGCTGAGCTCAATCTGAAGATAGCATCAGTTAAGAaggtttgggagaacgctccGCCAATGCCGACAGTGGTTGAGCATGAGGTAGACGGCAGCGTGGTCAGTACGGCGAACAGTTTCCCCCAAGCTTTCGAAAGCAATGATGTCGATGACAGCTACAGCGCTCATCAACAGTACAACCAGGCTAACATGAAGAATGAGATCACCACCTCGACGAATGTATGCAAG CTGGTTCCCCCGCAGGTGAAGCCGCAGCAACAGTCGTCCGGTGGCGGCGGAGCACAACCTGGCTCCTCGGTTCCCGGACCTAGTCCCATTGGACCTGGTCAGAGTCCGATCGGTCATCCACCAGCTAGCCTCCAGGGACCTCTTAGTCCTCCGCCCTTCAATTCCACCGGACAGCCATCACACATGAATTATCag GAATTTGCGCAGTACCCGGGCTCGCAGCCGGCTCAGTACGGCAGCATGTCGGCAATCCCTTCGCCTCCAGCCGTCCTCTTCAACACGGGCTCAGGCCAGCTGCCCGCCCAAGCAGGCGGACTTTACGGTGCATTCCAACTGGATCAGAGCAGATCGCCCTTCACCCAGTATCCGCCGTACGCAGCTTCGCTACAGAGTTCGTTCAACCAGCAGAACATGTACTTGCAGCAGCCACCGCCGCCACATGCACCCAACGCACCCACTCCTGACATTTATCAAAACAATTTATCGCAATATCGCCTC ACAGCTGCAGCTGCACCTCCATTCGGACAGAATCAGCAACTAAGTAATAACCCGAATACCGTACTTATCAGTTCGTCATCTAATTCTCTGATGTCAGCCACTGTTAAGCCATCTTCCCAACCGATTGGTGCTATTGGCACAAAAGCTCCACACTTTCAGGCACCATCAGCTCCTCCACAAGCAAGCCAA CTGACATACATTCCGTACGATCCAAACCAAGTGTTGGGAGTGAGTGGCAGTTACATGGGTAATTCACAGCTAGTTCAGAGACCAGGACCGAACGTTCAACCGTCGGCGAACAACTATTACAGCGCGACTTCCGCTGGTAAACCTAACATGTGCTTAT ACGTTTTCTCTGGATCGCAAACGGGGTTTTACCAGCCCGGTGGTGCGGCCCAGCAGACCGGAGCTCATTACAGCCTGCAGGGGTTTGGCCAGCACAGCCAAAGCCTGGCAACTGGTAATGCACCACCCGTAGGACTACAGAATTTCGGCTCACAATTCCTATCCGGTTCGGGTCTGCAAAtagctgctgcagccgcggctCAGCAGTATCGCAACCCCACAGGTGGACTACCAGGCCCAGCTAATGCAGCCGCAACCTTTCTCAGCAAGCATCAACAACAGGAGCAACCACGACAACTGAAAAGTCCTTCGGGAAATCAGCAAGACGTAATAGCTTCGGTCTTTAGCTCAA CGTCACCAAAATCGAGAAAGCAACAGTCATCTTCTCAGCAACCACAGCCGAGTCCGACTCAACACCACAAATTCCAACAATATCAGGGTGTCAGTCAGTCGGCTCTGGTAAGCAGCTACCCTAACTAC CAACAGAACGTGCGAGGAATGGGAGGAATGCCGCCGCGGGGTGGAATCCAGCCGTCTCAGCAGCGTTATCCCCCACCAATTCAGCGACCCGTAGTGCCCTTCCCACCGGGACCCAACCCAAATAACTCACAGCAGGGCCAGCAACAGCAAAACTGTATGCcgaatcagcagcagcagtcgcagATGAACCGACATAGGCCTAACATTcaccaacagcagcaacaacaacgcaATATGAAAATGCAACAGCAATATTATTCGGGACAAA GCAACGTGAAGATGGATTCCAATGATAAAGTGGATTCACACAATGATAAAATTTCTGATAACAATGCTGGAAACCAATCTAGCGGAAACAAAAGTAATGCCAATCCACCAGAAAGCGACAACAAAGAAGAAGTAAGCCAACAAAACGAATAA